A single genomic interval of Nitratidesulfovibrio sp. SRB-5 harbors:
- a CDS encoding phosphatidate cytidylyltransferase has protein sequence MTPASPHFQRVVTGTALAALLTVGLAMGGWVLLIMVVAVASLALLEFYTMFWPGNARLPLKASGMALGAAVLAAGHMDRPWMVLGCVAAAFLVGAVGFLLTWGNGEDDCRFTEGQVLASGILYVPVLLLPALHFNRWEQLVVVLAAVISDTGAYFIGTWFGKARIWPRVSPKKSWAGSLGGLALCVLAITGVGMAAGTAPWWAFALLGGLLNVASQLGDFFESALKRTLGVKDSGTLLPGHGGLLDRIDSLLFVVPAYAALDSVFPFF, from the coding sequence GTGACCCCGGCATCCCCCCATTTCCAACGCGTCGTCACCGGCACGGCCCTTGCCGCCCTGCTTACCGTGGGCCTTGCCATGGGCGGCTGGGTGCTGCTGATCATGGTGGTGGCCGTGGCCAGCCTGGCCTTGCTGGAATTCTACACCATGTTCTGGCCCGGCAACGCCCGCCTGCCGCTGAAGGCCAGCGGCATGGCCCTTGGCGCCGCCGTACTGGCCGCCGGGCACATGGACCGCCCGTGGATGGTGCTGGGCTGCGTCGCCGCCGCCTTCCTGGTGGGCGCCGTGGGCTTTCTGCTCACCTGGGGCAACGGCGAGGACGACTGCCGCTTCACCGAAGGCCAGGTCCTGGCCAGCGGCATCCTGTACGTGCCCGTGCTGCTGCTGCCCGCCCTGCACTTCAACCGCTGGGAACAGCTGGTGGTGGTGCTGGCCGCCGTCATTTCCGACACCGGGGCCTATTTCATCGGCACCTGGTTCGGCAAGGCGCGCATCTGGCCGCGCGTCAGCCCCAAGAAAAGCTGGGCTGGCAGCCTTGGCGGCCTTGCCCTGTGCGTGCTTGCCATCACCGGCGTGGGCATGGCCGCAGGCACCGCCCCGTGGTGGGCCTTTGCCCTGCTGGGCGGCCTGCTGAACGTGGCCTCGCAACTGGGCGACTTCTTCGAATCCGCCCTCAAGCGCACCCTCGGCGTCAAGGACTCCGGCACCCTGCTGCCCGGCCACGGCGGCCTGCTCGACCGCATCGACAGCCTGCTCTTTGTCGTGCCCGCCTACGCCGCCCTGGATTCGGTATTTCCGTTCTTTTAA
- the uppS gene encoding polyprenyl diphosphate synthase: MLLPETLPRHVAIIMDGNGRWATQRGLSRSDGHRAGTEAARAIVTECRTLGIPHLTMYTFSKENWGRPGAEVKFLFELLVDFLREELPNLIQRDIRLSVFGQLADLPLAARKALEHAISRTAACTTMRLNLALNYSARDEILMACRALAAEGLAPEAITEEAFAARLWSAGQPDPDLVIRTSGEVRISNFLLYQSAYSEFHFTDTLWPDFTPEHFRAALRDYAGRQRRFGKTEATPA; this comes from the coding sequence ATGCTTTTGCCGGAAACCCTGCCCCGCCACGTGGCCATCATCATGGACGGCAACGGGCGCTGGGCCACCCAGCGCGGCCTTTCGCGCAGCGACGGCCACCGCGCGGGCACCGAGGCGGCACGGGCCATCGTCACCGAATGCCGCACCCTCGGCATCCCCCACCTGACCATGTACACCTTCTCCAAGGAAAACTGGGGCCGCCCCGGTGCCGAGGTGAAGTTTCTGTTCGAGCTGCTGGTGGATTTCCTGCGCGAGGAATTGCCCAACCTCATCCAGCGCGACATCCGTCTTTCGGTGTTCGGGCAACTGGCCGACCTGCCGCTGGCCGCGCGCAAGGCGCTGGAACACGCCATTTCCCGCACCGCCGCCTGCACCACCATGCGCCTGAACCTGGCCCTCAACTACTCCGCCCGCGATGAAATCCTCATGGCCTGCCGCGCCCTGGCCGCCGAAGGCCTGGCGCCCGAAGCCATCACCGAGGAAGCCTTTGCCGCGCGGCTGTGGAGCGCGGGCCAGCCCGACCCGGACCTGGTCATCCGCACCAGCGGCGAAGTGCGCATCAGCAATTTTCTGCTCTACCAGAGCGCCTACAGCGAATTCCACTTCACCGACACCCTCTGGCCGGACTTTACCCCAGAGCATTTCCGCGCCGCCCTGCGCGACTATGCCGGGCGGCAACGCCGCTTCGGCAAAACGGAGGCAACCCCCGCGTGA
- the frr gene encoding ribosome recycling factor, with product MDMDSILLDAEERMEKALGSLDREFAKLRTGRASTSLVDNIKVDYYGTPTPISQLASVSVPDSRTLTIQPWDRSAFQLVEKAIMKSDLGLNPVNDGKIIRISIPPLTEERRKDLVKVARKYTEEAKVAVRNVRRDANDALKKLEKGKEISEDDVRKSTDDVQKLTDRFVAKSDEKCTAKEKEIMEL from the coding sequence ATGGATATGGATAGCATTCTTCTCGACGCCGAAGAGCGCATGGAAAAGGCCCTCGGCTCCCTGGACCGCGAATTCGCCAAGCTGCGCACGGGCCGCGCCTCCACCTCGCTGGTGGACAACATCAAGGTGGACTACTACGGCACGCCCACGCCCATCAGCCAGCTGGCGTCCGTCAGCGTGCCCGACAGCCGCACCCTGACCATCCAGCCGTGGGACCGTTCGGCCTTCCAGCTGGTGGAAAAGGCCATCATGAAGTCGGACCTTGGCCTGAACCCGGTCAACGACGGCAAGATCATCCGCATCTCCATCCCGCCGCTGACCGAGGAACGCCGCAAGGACCTCGTGAAGGTGGCCCGCAAGTACACCGAGGAAGCCAAGGTGGCCGTGCGCAACGTGCGCCGCGACGCCAACGACGCCCTGAAGAAGCTGGAAAAGGGCAAGGAGATTTCCGAGGACGACGTGCGCAAGTCCACCGACGACGTGCAGAAGCTGACTGACCGCTTCGTGGCCAAGTCGGACGAGAAGTGCACGGCCAAGGAAAAGGAAATCATGGAGCTTTAG
- the pyrH gene encoding UMP kinase yields MSELRYKRVLLKLSGEALAGENKFGIDPQTVSKICEEIAEVVDMGLQVALVIGGGNIFRGLSSSAKGMDRSSADYMGMLATVLNALAVQDALEKIGHPTRVLSAITMQEVCEPYIRRRADRHLEKGRVVICAAGTGNPYFTTDTAAALRGMELKCQAIIKATKVDGVYDKDPMKHDDAVMFRSLGYVETLQRKLGVMDSTAITLAMENDVPIIVCNMFKGSIKRVVMGEDVGTIVHGG; encoded by the coding sequence ATGAGCGAACTCCGCTACAAGCGCGTGCTGCTGAAGCTCAGCGGCGAAGCCCTGGCGGGCGAAAACAAGTTCGGTATTGACCCCCAGACTGTTTCGAAGATATGCGAGGAAATCGCCGAGGTTGTCGACATGGGCCTGCAAGTGGCGCTTGTCATCGGCGGCGGCAACATCTTCCGCGGCCTCTCCTCGTCCGCCAAGGGCATGGACCGCTCATCGGCCGACTACATGGGCATGCTGGCCACGGTGCTCAACGCGCTGGCCGTGCAGGACGCCCTGGAAAAGATCGGCCATCCCACGCGGGTGCTTTCGGCCATCACCATGCAGGAAGTCTGCGAGCCGTACATCCGCCGCCGGGCCGACAGGCACCTGGAAAAGGGCCGCGTGGTCATCTGCGCGGCGGGCACCGGCAACCCCTACTTCACCACCGACACGGCGGCCGCGCTGCGCGGCATGGAACTGAAGTGCCAGGCCATCATCAAGGCCACCAAGGTCGACGGCGTCTACGACAAGGACCCCATGAAGCATGACGACGCCGTGATGTTCCGCAGCCTCGGCTACGTCGAAACGTTGCAGCGCAAGCTCGGCGTCATGGACTCCACGGCCATCACCCTGGCCATGGAGAACGATGTGCCCATCATCGTCTGCAACATGTTCAAGGGCAGCATCAAGCGCGTGGTCATGGGCGAAGACGTCGGAACCATCGTACACGGAGGCTAA
- a CDS encoding glycosyltransferase family 2 protein, which produces MRPAITGLVLTYNGERLLDRCLASLSFCDKVLVVDSFSTDRTVDMARAAGADVVQRKWEGPGPQFRHALSLIDTEWVFSLDQDEICTEELRESVLAALRAQVRGGEGSQAARAGHWVPRRSWYFDRFMKHSGWYPDYLLRLFRPAHMEVHVSGAHYSFHPKGETGRLRGDILHYPYDSFRQHLDKINSYAQQGADDLRAKGRQGGVAVATAHGLARFLKLYVVKLGFLDGRAGFINAAHGAFYAFLKYIRVREGDWGAPFDHH; this is translated from the coding sequence ATGCGCCCCGCCATCACCGGCCTTGTGCTCACCTACAACGGCGAACGCCTGCTCGACAGGTGCCTCGCCTCGCTGTCCTTCTGCGACAAGGTCCTGGTGGTCGATTCCTTCAGCACCGACCGCACCGTGGACATGGCCCGCGCCGCCGGGGCAGATGTCGTCCAGCGCAAGTGGGAAGGCCCCGGCCCGCAGTTCCGCCACGCCCTCTCGCTCATCGACACCGAATGGGTGTTCAGCCTGGACCAGGACGAGATATGCACCGAAGAACTGCGTGAAAGCGTGCTGGCCGCCCTGCGCGCGCAGGTGCGCGGGGGCGAGGGCAGCCAGGCCGCCAGGGCCGGCCACTGGGTGCCGCGCCGCTCGTGGTACTTCGACCGGTTCATGAAGCACAGCGGCTGGTACCCGGACTACCTGCTGCGGCTGTTCCGCCCGGCCCACATGGAGGTGCACGTCTCTGGCGCGCACTACTCGTTCCACCCCAAGGGCGAAACGGGCCGCCTGCGCGGCGACATACTGCACTACCCGTACGACAGCTTTCGCCAGCATCTGGACAAGATCAACTCGTACGCCCAGCAGGGTGCGGACGACCTGCGCGCCAAGGGCCGTCAGGGCGGCGTGGCCGTGGCCACGGCGCACGGCCTGGCCCGGTTCCTGAAGCTGTACGTGGTCAAGCTGGGCTTTCTGGATGGCCGGGCAGGCTTCATCAACGCGGCGCACGGGGCGTTCTACGCCTTTCTGAAGTACATCCGGGTACGCGAGGGCGATTGGGGTGCGCCCTTCGATCACCATTAG
- a CDS encoding NAD-dependent epimerase/dehydratase family protein: protein MSIPTDPLRTCTPNSPPDAPAGLGELSVLVTGAAGFIGINLVKALAPRCRRLICYGRRAQEILSPLGLPGTECHTGETGDIDRLGPLLHGVDRVIHLASSSTPVNADWDLVTDAEQNVLTTLKLFRACLAAGVGRVVFVSSGGTVYGPGAVVPTPESAPTDPITAYGVAKVAIEKYLHVFRHLHHLDYRVLRVANPYGPYQLATKGQGIIGAFIRKALAGQPLEIWGDGSTVRDYVYIDDLTDALLRAAVHDGPGRVFNVGSGRGTTINEVTDTLEAVLGRRLERLYHPPRPVDVPVSVLDCAAAWREMGWRATTPLADGMADTLRWFTRHVTPPRASA from the coding sequence ATGTCCATCCCCACTGATCCGCTTCGCACCTGCACGCCGAACAGCCCCCCCGACGCCCCCGCCGGCCTCGGGGAACTGTCGGTCCTCGTCACGGGCGCGGCAGGATTCATCGGCATCAATCTCGTCAAGGCGCTGGCCCCCCGGTGCCGCCGCCTGATATGCTACGGCAGGCGCGCGCAGGAAATCCTGTCGCCGCTGGGCCTGCCGGGCACGGAATGCCATACCGGAGAAACCGGCGACATCGACCGGCTGGGGCCGCTGCTGCACGGGGTGGACCGGGTCATCCATCTTGCGTCCAGTTCCACGCCGGTCAATGCCGACTGGGACCTTGTCACCGACGCCGAGCAAAACGTGCTGACCACGCTGAAGCTGTTCCGCGCCTGCCTTGCGGCGGGCGTGGGCCGGGTGGTGTTCGTCTCTTCCGGCGGCACCGTCTACGGGCCGGGCGCGGTGGTTCCCACTCCGGAATCGGCCCCCACTGATCCCATCACCGCATACGGCGTGGCCAAGGTGGCCATCGAAAAGTACCTGCACGTTTTCCGCCACCTGCACCATCTCGACTACCGCGTCCTGCGCGTGGCCAACCCCTACGGGCCATACCAGCTGGCCACCAAGGGACAAGGCATCATTGGCGCGTTCATCCGCAAGGCGCTTGCGGGGCAGCCGCTGGAAATCTGGGGTGACGGCAGCACGGTGCGCGACTACGTGTACATCGACGACCTGACTGACGCCCTGCTGCGCGCGGCGGTGCACGACGGACCGGGCCGCGTGTTCAACGTGGGCTCCGGACGCGGCACCACCATCAACGAGGTGACTGATACTCTGGAAGCAGTGCTTGGCCGCAGGCTGGAACGGTTGTACCATCCCCCCCGGCCGGTGGACGTGCCGGTAAGCGTGCTGGACTGCGCCGCGGCCTGGCGCGAAATGGGCTGGCGGGCAACAACTCCGCTGGCCGACGGCATGGCGGACACCCTGCGCTGGTTCACCCGGCACGTCACGCCGCCCAGGGCGTCCGCCTGA
- the tsf gene encoding translation elongation factor Ts: protein MAITAQMVKELREKTGAGMMDCKKALEENGGSLEKAVDWLRQKGLSKAAKKAGRATSEGVIGNYIHSTGKIAVLVEVKCETDFVARNEKFQEFAKNVAMQIAANNPAAVDAESVDPAVIEREREVYRQKAREEGKPENIIEKIVEGGIKKFYKEICLLEQPYIRDDKMTIRDLLNDVIATLGENVTIGRFVRMQLGAEEA, encoded by the coding sequence ATGGCAATTACCGCCCAGATGGTTAAGGAACTGCGCGAAAAGACCGGCGCCGGCATGATGGACTGCAAGAAGGCTCTGGAAGAAAACGGCGGCAGCCTCGAAAAGGCCGTCGACTGGCTGCGCCAGAAGGGCCTTTCCAAGGCCGCCAAGAAGGCTGGCCGCGCCACCTCCGAAGGCGTCATCGGCAACTACATCCACTCCACCGGCAAGATCGCCGTTCTCGTGGAAGTGAAGTGCGAGACCGACTTCGTGGCCCGCAACGAAAAGTTCCAGGAATTCGCCAAGAACGTGGCCATGCAGATTGCGGCCAACAACCCCGCCGCCGTGGACGCCGAGTCCGTGGACCCCGCCGTCATCGAGCGCGAGCGCGAGGTTTACCGCCAGAAGGCCCGTGAAGAAGGCAAGCCCGAGAACATCATCGAGAAGATCGTTGAAGGCGGCATCAAGAAGTTCTACAAGGAGATCTGCCTCCTGGAACAGCCGTACATCCGCGACGACAAGATGACCATCCGCGACCTGCTGAACGACGTCATCGCCACCCTGGGCGAAAACGTCACCATCGGCCGCTTCGTCCGCATGCAGCTGGGCGCGGAAGAAGCCTAG
- the rpsB gene encoding 30S ribosomal protein S2, translating to MAYVSMKQMLETGVHFGHQTRRWNPKMRPFIFGARNGIHIIDLQQTVKLFRTAHDKVVDTVVNGGKVVFIGTKRQAQEAVAVEAGRAGQFYVTNRWMGGTLTNFTTIQKSIDRLKKLEAMFADGTVNKYQKKEILRMQREMDKLLATLGGIKEMDRLPQLAFIVDPHREDIAVKECRKLGIPIVAVTDTNCDPDLIDFVIPGNDDAIRAIKLFVAAIADACMEGDAMRKERKGKDAEEELKKAAAPKAAPAPEAVAEAAPAAEAAAE from the coding sequence ATGGCTTACGTTTCCATGAAGCAGATGCTGGAAACCGGCGTGCACTTCGGTCACCAGACCCGCCGCTGGAACCCCAAGATGCGCCCCTTCATCTTCGGCGCCCGCAACGGCATCCATATCATCGACCTGCAGCAGACCGTTAAGCTGTTCCGCACCGCCCACGACAAGGTTGTGGACACCGTGGTCAACGGCGGCAAGGTCGTGTTCATCGGCACCAAGCGCCAGGCTCAGGAAGCCGTGGCCGTGGAAGCCGGTCGCGCCGGTCAGTTCTACGTGACCAACCGCTGGATGGGCGGCACGCTGACCAACTTCACCACCATCCAGAAGAGCATCGACCGCCTGAAGAAGCTCGAGGCCATGTTCGCCGACGGCACCGTCAACAAGTACCAGAAGAAGGAAATCCTGCGCATGCAGCGCGAGATGGACAAGCTGCTGGCCACCCTTGGCGGTATCAAGGAAATGGACCGTCTGCCCCAGCTCGCCTTCATCGTGGACCCGCACCGCGAAGACATTGCCGTGAAGGAATGCCGCAAGCTCGGCATCCCGATCGTGGCGGTTACCGATACCAACTGCGATCCCGACCTGATCGACTTCGTCATTCCCGGCAACGATGACGCCATCCGCGCCATCAAGCTCTTCGTGGCCGCCATCGCCGACGCCTGCATGGAAGGCGACGCCATGCGCAAGGAACGCAAGGGCAAGGACGCCGAGGAAGAGCTGAAGAAGGCCGCCGCGCCCAAGGCCGCGCCCGCTCCTGAAGCCGTCGCCGAAGCCGCTCCCGCCGCCGAAGCCGCCGCCGAGTAA
- a CDS encoding fumarylacetoacetate hydrolase family protein, giving the protein MRVVRVQYKGSVFFGALQDDGVVCLNHQLGLKDPIPLAELAILPVVAPSKIICAGMNYRDHAAEIGFPVPDEPVFFLKAPTAVIGSGQPILVPQGVGRVDYEGELAIVVGRQCRNISPDAVPAHVFGYTCANDVTARDQQRRDGLFGRCKGYDTFCPVGPWIETDLPDTASLAVRTLVNGEVRQQGNTADMLFTPNEMVSAISRVMTLLPGDLILTGTPVGVGPIVPGDEVRVEIEQVGLLINPVLTAPDGDEHAEVPLQ; this is encoded by the coding sequence ATGCGCGTGGTACGGGTGCAATACAAGGGCAGCGTGTTCTTTGGCGCGTTGCAGGACGACGGCGTGGTGTGCCTGAACCACCAACTGGGGCTGAAAGACCCCATCCCGCTGGCGGAACTTGCCATCCTGCCGGTGGTGGCCCCGTCCAAGATCATCTGCGCGGGCATGAACTACCGCGACCACGCGGCGGAAATCGGCTTTCCCGTGCCGGACGAGCCGGTGTTCTTCCTGAAGGCCCCCACCGCCGTCATCGGCAGCGGCCAGCCCATCCTGGTGCCGCAGGGCGTGGGCCGGGTGGACTACGAGGGCGAACTGGCCATCGTGGTGGGGCGGCAGTGCCGCAACATTTCGCCGGATGCCGTGCCCGCGCACGTCTTTGGCTATACCTGCGCCAACGACGTCACCGCCCGCGACCAGCAACGCCGCGACGGCCTGTTCGGACGCTGCAAGGGCTACGACACCTTCTGCCCCGTGGGGCCGTGGATAGAAACCGACCTGCCCGACACCGCCAGCCTGGCGGTGCGCACCCTGGTCAACGGCGAGGTGCGCCAGCAGGGCAACACCGCCGACATGTTGTTCACCCCCAACGAGATGGTCAGCGCCATATCGCGCGTCATGACCCTGCTGCCCGGCGACCTCATCCTTACCGGCACCCCCGTGGGCGTGGGGCCCATCGTGCCCGGCGACGAGGTGCGCGTGGAAATCGAGCAGGTGGGCCTGCTGATCAACCCCGTGCTGACCGCCCCGGATGGGGACGAGCACGCCGAGGTGCCGTTGCAGTAA
- a CDS encoding ribonuclease J — MADQTPHLTITPLGGLGEIGLNCQIWSTPDSMVLVDCGLMFPEDYHLGVDVVIPRFDHVLQNRHRVRGIVLTHAHEDHIGALPWLMPHLKAPIYGSRFTLALVEHKLREHGLADRVELVPVSPDAPLVLGDMTFRFLPVCHSIIEGYALAVETPAGRVVHTGDFKIDPNPLSGPGTDLALFRDFAGEEGVRLLLSDSTNIERDGQSLGEREIMDTFRQLFDEAEGRIVVTLFSSHIQRIQEVFDLASEFGRKVVVSGRSLMNNIEIARNLGFLRAEAGMILDAVTMPPMADRDLVLLVTGSQGEPLSALSRIIMGEHKQLCIHRGDTVVMSSRFIPGNARAITKLINELYRLGAEVYYDKVRSIHASGHAHRDELRAMIEAVRPRYFVPVHGEYRHLVKHCRLAQECGVAQERTIILENGDPITLTPDSVRFEEHVPVEFILVDGKGVGDVGHSVLKERHILGGEGMVIVVLVVDDTGWEVLHGPEMLSKGFVFEQHYNHVLEDAKCIVLDIFENIPPGETERLQDRIRSSLRRFFRKVLERDPIVVPVITTI; from the coding sequence ATGGCGGACCAGACCCCGCACCTGACCATCACCCCCCTTGGCGGACTCGGAGAGATCGGCCTGAACTGCCAGATCTGGTCCACGCCAGACTCCATGGTCCTGGTGGACTGCGGCCTGATGTTCCCCGAAGACTATCACCTTGGCGTGGACGTGGTGATTCCGCGCTTCGACCACGTGTTGCAGAACCGCCACCGGGTGCGCGGCATCGTGCTGACCCACGCGCACGAGGACCACATCGGCGCGCTGCCCTGGCTGATGCCCCACCTGAAGGCCCCCATCTACGGGTCGCGCTTCACCCTGGCACTGGTGGAACACAAGCTGCGCGAACACGGCCTGGCCGACCGCGTGGAACTGGTGCCCGTCTCGCCCGATGCGCCGTTGGTGCTCGGCGACATGACCTTCCGCTTTCTGCCCGTGTGCCATTCCATCATCGAAGGCTACGCCCTGGCCGTGGAAACCCCGGCGGGCCGCGTGGTGCACACCGGCGACTTCAAGATCGACCCCAATCCCCTGTCCGGCCCCGGCACCGACCTTGCGCTGTTCCGTGACTTTGCCGGGGAAGAGGGCGTGCGCCTGCTGCTGTCCGACTCCACCAACATCGAGCGTGACGGCCAGTCGCTGGGCGAGCGCGAGATCATGGACACCTTCCGCCAGTTGTTCGACGAGGCGGAAGGCCGCATCGTGGTCACGCTGTTTTCCAGCCACATCCAGCGCATTCAGGAAGTGTTCGACCTGGCCAGCGAATTCGGGCGCAAGGTGGTGGTCAGCGGCCGCAGCCTGATGAACAACATAGAAATCGCGCGCAACCTCGGCTTTCTGCGGGCAGAGGCGGGCATGATCCTGGACGCCGTGACCATGCCCCCCATGGCCGACCGCGACCTGGTGCTGCTGGTCACCGGTTCGCAGGGCGAGCCGCTGTCCGCCCTTTCGCGCATCATCATGGGCGAGCACAAGCAGCTGTGCATCCACCGGGGCGACACGGTGGTCATGTCCTCGCGCTTCATCCCCGGCAATGCGCGGGCCATCACCAAGCTGATCAACGAACTGTACCGGCTGGGCGCGGAAGTCTACTACGACAAGGTGCGCTCCATCCACGCATCGGGCCACGCCCACCGCGACGAGCTGCGCGCCATGATCGAGGCGGTGCGCCCCCGCTACTTCGTGCCGGTGCACGGCGAATACCGCCACCTGGTCAAGCACTGCCGCCTGGCGCAGGAATGCGGCGTGGCGCAGGAACGCACCATCATCCTTGAAAACGGCGATCCCATCACCCTCACCCCGGACAGCGTGCGCTTCGAAGAGCACGTGCCGGTGGAATTCATTCTGGTGGACGGCAAGGGCGTGGGCGACGTTGGCCATTCGGTGCTGAAGGAACGGCACATCCTGGGCGGCGAAGGCATGGTCATCGTGGTGCTGGTGGTGGACGACACCGGCTGGGAAGTGCTGCACGGCCCGGAAATGCTGTCCAAGGGCTTCGTGTTCGAGCAGCACTACAACCACGTGCTGGAAGACGCCAAGTGCATCGTGCTGGACATCTTCGAAAACATCCCCCCCGGCGAGACGGAACGGCTGCAGGACCGCATCCGCTCGTCGCTGCGGCGGTTCTTCCGCAAGGTGCTGGAGCGCGACCCCATCGTGGTGCCCGTAATCACCACCATCTGA
- the garR gene encoding 2-hydroxy-3-oxopropionate reductase yields MGAAAARGGPATAKEHAMQRIGFIGLGIMGAPMCRNLLKAGFPVTAYTRNGDKLRAMAAEGAAAAESPAAVAAASDVVITMLPNSPEVRAVALGPGGIAEGAAPGCIVADMSSIAPLASREIAAELAKKSIRMLDAPVSGGEPKAIDGTLSVMVGGAQEDFDACLPVFKAMAASVVRVGEVGAGNVTKLANQIVVAGNIAAMSEALVLATRAGADPDLVYQAIRGGLAGSTVLDAKAPLVMDGKFTPGFRIRLHAKDMGNVLETSRELHVPLPMAAQLMEVMQGLMADGLGDADHGALIRHWEKLAGVEVRRNKPS; encoded by the coding sequence ATGGGGGCCGCCGCAGCGCGCGGCGGCCCCGCCACCGCAAAGGAGCACGCCATGCAACGCATCGGATTCATTGGGCTCGGCATCATGGGCGCCCCCATGTGCCGCAACCTGCTCAAGGCCGGGTTTCCGGTAACCGCCTACACCCGCAACGGCGACAAGCTGCGGGCCATGGCCGCCGAGGGCGCGGCGGCGGCGGAAAGCCCCGCTGCCGTGGCCGCCGCGTCGGACGTGGTCATCACCATGCTGCCCAACTCGCCCGAGGTGCGCGCGGTGGCTCTTGGCCCCGGCGGCATCGCGGAAGGCGCGGCCCCCGGCTGCATCGTGGCCGACATGAGCTCCATCGCCCCGCTGGCCAGCCGCGAGATCGCGGCGGAACTGGCGAAGAAGTCCATCCGCATGCTGGACGCCCCGGTGAGCGGCGGCGAGCCGAAAGCCATCGACGGCACCCTGTCGGTGATGGTGGGCGGCGCGCAGGAAGACTTCGACGCCTGCCTGCCGGTGTTCAAGGCCATGGCCGCCTCGGTGGTGCGCGTGGGCGAGGTGGGCGCGGGCAACGTGACCAAGCTGGCCAACCAGATCGTGGTGGCGGGCAACATTGCGGCCATGTCCGAGGCGCTGGTGCTGGCCACCCGCGCCGGGGCGGACCCGGACCTGGTCTACCAGGCCATCCGGGGCGGCCTTGCGGGCAGCACCGTGCTGGATGCCAAGGCCCCGCTGGTCATGGACGGCAAGTTCACCCCCGGATTCCGCATCAGGCTGCATGCCAAGGACATGGGCAACGTGCTGGAAACCTCGCGCGAGTTGCATGTGCCCCTGCCGATGGCCGCCCAGTTGATGGAAGTGATGCAAGGCCTGATGGCCGACGGGCTGGGCGATGCCGACCACGGCGCGCTGATCCGCCACTGGGAGAAGCTGGCCGGGGTGGAGGTGCGCCGCAACAAGCCTTCCTAG